From Juglans regia cultivar Chandler chromosome 8, Walnut 2.0, whole genome shotgun sequence, the proteins below share one genomic window:
- the LOC108987726 gene encoding calreticulin: protein MAFGARDPNLFSLFLLSLLAITSAKVFFEERFDDGWESRWVTSDWKKDENVAGEWNYTAGKWHGDPNDKGIQTSEDYRFYAISAEFPEFSNKDKVLVFQFSVKHEQKLDCGGGYMKLLSAGIDQKKFGGDTPYSIMFGPDICGYSTKKVHAILHYNETNHLIKKDVPCETDQLSHVYTFILKPDASYSILIDNVEKQSGSVYSDWSLLPPKKIKDPEAKKPEDWDDKEYIPDPEDKKPEGYDDIPKEIPDADAKKPEDWDDEEDGEWTAPTIANPEYKGPWKPKKIKNPNYKGKWKAPMIDNPEFKDDPNLYVYPNLKYVGIELWQVKSGTLFDNVLITDDPEYAKQLAEETWGKHKDVEKKAFDEAEKKREEEEAKDDPIDSDAEDGDDDADDDAGEDSDADAKLEESTDSAETKEEDKHDEL from the exons ATGGCATTTGGGGCTCGTGACCCTAacctcttctctcttttccttctctctctcctcgcaATCACCTCCGCCAAAGTCTTCTTCGAAGAACGCTTCGACG ACGGATGGGAAAGTCGCTGGGTTACATCTGATTGGAAGAAAGATGAAAATGTGGCTGGGGAATGGAACTACACTGCGGGTAAATGGCATGGAGATCCTAATGACAAAG GTATCCAGACGAGCGAAGACTACCGATTTTATGCCATTTCAGCTGAGTTCCCTGAATTCAGCAACAAGGATAAGGTTCTAGTCTTCCAATTTTCTGTCAAGCATGAACAAAAGCTTGACTGTGGAGGTGGCTACATGAAATTGCTTAGTGCAGGAATTGATCAGAAGAAATTTGGTGGAGATACCCCTTACAG TATCATGTTTGGGCCAGATATCTGTGGCTATAGCACCAAGAAAGTCCATGCTATTCTCCATTACAATGAAACGAACCACTTGATCAAGAAGGATGTCCCGTGTGAGACTGACCAGCTCAGTCATGTTTATACTTTTATCCTCAAGCCGGATGCAAGCTACAGCATTCTAATTGACAATGTGGAGAAACAATCTGGGAGTGTATACAGCGACTGGAGTCTCCTTCCTCCAAAGAAAATCAAGGATCCTGAGGCTAAGAAA CCCGAAGATTGGGATGACAAAGAGTACATTCCAGATCCTGAGGACAAAAAGCCAGAG GGCTACGATGACATCCCAAAGGAAATTCCTGATGCTGATGCCAAGAAG CCTGAGGACTGGGATGATGAGGAGGATGGTGAGTGGACTGCTCCAACCATTGCAAACCCTGAGTACAAGGGCCCATGGAAGCCAAAG AAAATCAAGAACCCCAACTACAAGGGGAAGTGGAAGGCACCAATGATTGACAACCCAG AGTTCAAGGATGACCCAAATCTCTATGTCTACCCCAATTTGAAATATGTCGGCATTGAACTGTGGCAG GTGAAATCCGGTACCTTGTTTGACAATGTTTTGATCACTGATGATCCGGAATATGCCAAGCAGTTGGCAGAGGAAACATGGGGCAAGCACAAGGAT GTTGAGAAGAAGGCATTTGACGAGGccgaaaagaagagagaagaagag GAAGCAAAGGATGACCCAATTGATTCTGAT GCCGAGGATGGAGATGATGATGCTGATGATGATGCAGGAGAAGATTCCGATGCCGACGCCAAACTAGAAGAAAGCACAGACAGTGCTGAAACAAAGGAAGAGGACAAACAT GATGAACTGTGA